The genomic stretch CTGTCCTGTGAGGGCAAGCCGGGTATCCCGAGTGTTCGCAGCGTACCCCGGATGTCTTGGATCTTGGCTTCCAGATCCATGGTCGATCGGAGACTCGGAATGGTATCGGCGGAAAGACCGGAGATCGATTGGTTGCTGGTGAAGGCGCTGTAAAAGCCGGTTGCACCCAGGGCAAGAATGATGATGGCCATGACCACGGAAAACAGAGTAAGCCTGGTTGCAAGTTTCATGGTTTTCGACATGAGTCCTTTCCTCTCGTTCTTTGAATATCGTTGGTTAGAAAAATCTTTTCCTGGTTGATTCATCGGCAATTGTTCTGAAGACTTGAATTCGCGTCGTTTTGCAAAAAGCCGGCCTCAATATGGCAACCGATCCCGGATTCGGTGATTTGCATTGATTTTTCGTGAAGTTTCATATTAAACACACACCGGAATCGTTCCGCCTCGCTTGGGCTATCCCTATCAAGAGGCGGTGGAGACCGCCATGAATATTGACGGCAAAAGAAAGACATTTTTCGTCACCTTCGGCATTTTTTGGGCATCATCCATCGTGACCGGCTCGGGGCCTCCAAATCGGGAAAGATCTATCCAATGATTCGTAAAGCGACACTCCAGGATATTAAATCGATTTACAGCTTGCTTCAACATTATGGCGATCAGGGGGTGCTGCTGCCCAGACCATACAGCGAGCTCTACGATCATCTGCGGGATTTTTCGGTTTATGAAAATCCGGAAGACGGCCGCATCATCGGCTGCTGTGCGCTGCAATTCTGCTGGGAAGATCTGGCTGAAATCCGCTCCCTTGCCGTATCGCCGGATCATCTGCGAAAAAATATCGGCACCCAACTGGCCGAAGCAGCCATCGAAGAGGCCCGGAGCTATCGTATCCATCAGGTGTTTACGCTGACCTACCGCCCCGAGTTTTTCTCGACTCTTGGATTTGAACGGATCGATCGATCCTTTCTTCCGCTCAAGATCTGGAGTGGATGCCTGTTCTGCGTCAAGTTTCCGGATTGCGACGAAATCGCGATGATGAAGCGGCTCGGGTATTCCTAAATCCGGCTGACCGTTATTTCAAGTTTTTTCTTGAATATTCCCCTTGACATTCCAAAAGAAAATATGTTTTTGTTTCTCCATCATCTGTTGGAAACCTATTATGGGATTATCGCGCTGGAACCATCGACGGCGTTCATGGAATCC from Desulfatirhabdium butyrativorans DSM 18734 encodes the following:
- a CDS encoding N-acetyltransferase encodes the protein MIRKATLQDIKSIYSLLQHYGDQGVLLPRPYSELYDHLRDFSVYENPEDGRIIGCCALQFCWEDLAEIRSLAVSPDHLRKNIGTQLAEAAIEEARSYRIHQVFTLTYRPEFFSTLGFERIDRSFLPLKIWSGCLFCVKFPDCDEIAMMKRLGYS